One region of Priestia megaterium genomic DNA includes:
- a CDS encoding ABC transporter ATP-binding protein: MSRLLEVKNLAVSFKTYGGEVQAVRGVNFHLNKGETLAIVGESGSGKSVTSQTIMRLIPMPPGRIKSGEMLFDGIDLAKKTDKEMEAIRGKDIGMIFQDPMTSLNPTMKVGAQIGEVVIKHSKVSKAEAKKRAVELLTLVGIPFPEQRVNQYPHEFSGGMRQRVVIAMALASNPKLLIADEPTTALDVTIQAQILELMKDIQKKTDTSIIFITHDLGVVANVADRVAVMYAGQIVETGTVDEVFYDPKHPYTWGLLASMPSLDNEAEEELAAIPGTPPDLTNPPKGDAFAARNPYAMKIDFEQEPPMFKISDTHYAKTWLLHPDAPKVEPPASVQRRMRKVDNVYSTPVLVAKDGE; encoded by the coding sequence ATGTCACGTTTATTAGAAGTAAAAAATTTAGCTGTATCATTTAAAACATATGGCGGAGAAGTTCAAGCTGTTCGCGGCGTTAACTTCCACTTAAATAAAGGTGAAACGCTAGCAATTGTTGGTGAGTCAGGATCTGGTAAAAGTGTAACTTCACAAACAATCATGCGCCTTATCCCGATGCCTCCTGGCCGAATTAAAAGCGGTGAAATGCTGTTTGACGGCATTGATTTAGCAAAGAAAACGGATAAAGAAATGGAAGCTATTCGCGGTAAGGATATCGGTATGATTTTCCAAGATCCGATGACTTCTTTAAATCCAACAATGAAAGTTGGAGCTCAAATTGGTGAAGTCGTAATCAAGCATTCCAAAGTATCTAAAGCGGAAGCGAAAAAACGTGCAGTCGAGTTATTAACGCTTGTAGGCATTCCTTTTCCAGAACAGCGTGTGAATCAATATCCGCATGAATTCAGCGGAGGGATGAGACAGCGTGTTGTCATTGCGATGGCTCTTGCTTCTAATCCGAAATTACTGATTGCTGATGAACCAACAACGGCGCTTGATGTAACAATTCAAGCTCAAATTTTAGAGTTGATGAAAGACATTCAGAAAAAAACGGATACATCTATTATCTTTATCACCCATGATCTTGGTGTAGTAGCAAATGTAGCAGATCGAGTAGCCGTTATGTACGCTGGTCAAATTGTTGAAACGGGCACAGTGGATGAAGTGTTTTACGACCCAAAACATCCGTATACGTGGGGACTCCTAGCTTCTATGCCAAGCTTAGATAACGAGGCGGAAGAAGAGCTGGCTGCTATTCCTGGAACGCCGCCAGATTTAACGAATCCTCCAAAGGGAGATGCATTTGCAGCGCGAAATCCGTACGCAATGAAAATTGATTTTGAGCAAGAACCTCCAATGTTCAAAATATCGGATACGCACTATGCAAAAACATGGCTCTTACATCCGGATGCACCAAAAGTAGAGCCGCCTGCTTCAGTTCAGCGCCGCATGCGTAAAGTTGATAATGTATACAGTACACCTGTACTCGTAGCGAAGGATGGTGAATAA
- a CDS encoding ABC transporter permease has protein sequence MQQLPKIPKEMFETAGIDHAQAEKIEKPSLSFWQDVFIRFRKNKLAMFGVVLMVLLVFMAIFGPLMVKYDYATNDLLNANQAPSSEHWFGTDELGRDVFARTWEGARISLFIGLAAALIDLFIGVVWGSISGYRGGRTDETMMRVADILYGVPYLLLVIILMVMLGQGLGTMILAMTITGWINMARIVRGQVLQLKNQEYVMASQTLGATTKRILFKHLIPNATGPILVTMTLTIPSAIFTEAFLSYLGLGVPAPLASWGTMASEGLPALEYYPWRLFFPGLFICLTILAFNVIGDGLRDALDPKLRK, from the coding sequence ATGCAGCAACTTCCGAAAATTCCTAAAGAAATGTTTGAAACAGCAGGGATTGACCATGCTCAAGCAGAAAAGATTGAAAAACCGAGTCTTTCGTTCTGGCAAGATGTTTTTATTCGTTTTCGCAAAAATAAGCTTGCTATGTTTGGTGTAGTACTAATGGTTCTCCTTGTTTTTATGGCGATATTTGGTCCATTGATGGTGAAATACGATTATGCAACCAATGATTTATTGAATGCCAATCAGGCACCATCTTCTGAGCACTGGTTCGGCACAGATGAATTAGGGCGCGATGTGTTTGCTCGTACGTGGGAAGGCGCTCGTATTTCATTATTTATCGGGTTAGCAGCAGCTTTAATTGATTTATTCATCGGCGTAGTTTGGGGAAGCATCTCTGGATACCGCGGCGGCCGTACGGATGAAACAATGATGCGTGTTGCGGATATCTTATATGGTGTTCCTTACCTTTTACTGGTTATTATTTTAATGGTTATGCTTGGCCAAGGGTTAGGCACGATGATCTTGGCGATGACCATTACCGGCTGGATTAACATGGCCCGTATTGTACGTGGACAAGTATTGCAGTTGAAAAACCAAGAGTACGTAATGGCTTCACAAACATTAGGAGCAACAACAAAGCGTATTTTATTTAAACATCTTATTCCGAATGCAACAGGTCCAATTTTAGTAACAATGACACTAACGATTCCTTCAGCAATCTTTACAGAAGCATTTTTAAGCTACTTGGGACTAGGCGTTCCGGCACCGCTTGCAAGCTGGGGAACAATGGCTTCAGAAGGCTTACCTGCTTTGGAATACTATCCTTGGCGCTTATTTTTCCCAGGTTTGTTTATCTGTTTAACAATCTTAGCGTTCAACGTAATTGGTGATGGATTACGAGATGCGTTAGATCCAAAACTACGTAAGTAA